In one window of Rhinopithecus roxellana isolate Shanxi Qingling chromosome 15, ASM756505v1, whole genome shotgun sequence DNA:
- the CDHR5 gene encoding cadherin-related family member 5 isoform X1 — protein sequence MGSWALLWPPLLLTGLLGRPPGAVAQAQAQYCSVNKSFFEVEENTNVTEPLVDIHVPEGQEVILGSLSTPFAFRIQGNQLFLNVTPDYEENSLLEAQLLCQSGSTLVTQLRVFVSVLDVNDNAPEFPFTTKEIRVEEDTKVNSTIIPETELQAEDKDKDDILFYTLQEVTAGASDYFSLVGVNHPALRLDRTLDFYERPNMAFWLLVRDTAEENVEPSHTATATLVLNVVPADLRPPWFLPCAFSDGHVCIQAQYHGAVPTGHTLPSPLVLRPGPIYAEDGDRGIHQAIIYSIFSGNVNSTFVIHPDSGNLTMARSVPSATTFLLLVKGQQADLARYSVTQVTVEAMAAAGSPPRFPQSLYRGTVALGAGAGVVVKDAAAPSQPLRIQARDPEFSDLNSAITYRITNHSHFRMEGEVVLTTTTLTQAGAFYAEVEANNTVTSGTATTVIEIQVSEQEPPSTGEPPSPEAGGTTGPWTSTTSEAPRPPVPSQGASTTSSGGGTGPHPPSGTTLRPPTLSTPGRPPGAETSTSHQPATPGGSTAQTPKPGTSQLMPPGVGTSTSHQPAIPGGGTAQTPEPGTALPMTPSRNTPSSGGGPSEDKRFSVVDMAALGGVLSALLLLALLGLTVLVHKHYGSRLKCCSGKAPQEPQPPGYDNQAVLPDHEANWAPTPSPTHDPKPAEAPPTPAEPAPPGPAPPGPAPPGSAPEAPAAARAGGSPAAVRSILTKERRPEGGYKAVWFGEDIGAEADVVVLNTPTLDVDGASDSGSGDEGEGTGSPR from the exons ATGGGGTCTTGggccctgctgtggcctcccctGCTGCTCACCGGGCTGCTTGGCCGACCCCCGGGGGCcgtggcccaggcccaggcccagt ACTGCTCTGTGAACAAGTCCTTCTTTGAAGTCGAGGAGAACACAAATGTCACCGAGCCGCTGGTGGACATCCATGTCCCGGAGGGCCAGGAGGTGATCCTCGGGTCCTTGTCCACCCCCTTCGCATTTCGGATCCAGGGAAACCAGCTGTTTCTCAACGTGACTCCTGATTACGAG GAGAACTCACTACTTGAGGCTCAGCTGCTGTGTCAGAGCGGAAGCACACTG GTGACCCAGCTGAGGGTGTTCGTGTCAGTGCTGGACGTCAATGACAACGCCCCCGAATTCCCCTTTACAACCAAGGAGATAAGGGTGGAAGAG GACACTAAAGTGAACTCCACCATCATCCCTGAGACAGAACTGCAGGCCGAGGACAAAGACAAGGATGACATTCTGTTCTACACCCTCCAGGAAGTGACCGCA GGTGCTAGTGACTACTTCTCTCTGGTGGGTGTAAACCATCCCGCCCTGAGGCTGGACCGGACCCTGGACTTCTACGAGCGGCCGAACATGGCCTTCTGGCTGCTGGTGCGG GACACTGCGGAGGAGAATGTGGAGCCCAGCCACACGGCCACCGCCACGCTGGTGCTGAACGTGGTGCCTGCCGACCTGCGGCCCCCCTGGTTCCTGCCCTGCGCCTTCTCAGACGGCCACGTCTGCATCCAAGCTCAGTACCACGGGGCTGTCCCCACAGGGCACACACTG CCATCCCCCCTCGTCCTGCGTCCCGGACCCATCTATGCCGAGGATGGAGACCGCGGCATCCATCAAGCCATCATCTACAGCATCTTCAGTG GAAACGTGAACAGTACATTCGTCATCCACCCAGACTCCGGCAACCTCACCATGGCCAGGAGTGTCCCCAGCGCCACGACCTTCCTTCTGCTGGTGAAG GGCCAGCAGGCCGACCTTGCCCGCTACTCAGTGACCCAGGTCACCGTGGAGGCTATGGCTGCAGCCGGGAGCCCACCCCGCTTCCCCCAGAGCCTGTACCGTGGCACCGTGGCACTTGGCGCCGGAGCAGGTGTTGTGGTCAAGGATGCAGCTGCCCCCTCTCAGCCTCTGAGGATCCAGGCTCGGGACCCGGAGTTCTCG GACCTCAACTCGGCCATCACGTATCGAATTACCAACCACTCACATTTCCGGATGGAGGGAGAGGTTGTGCTGACCACCACCACACTGACCCAGGCGGGGGCCTTCTACGCAGAG GTTGAGGCCAACAACACGGTGACCTCTGGCACTGCGACCACAGTCATTGAGATACAAGTTTCCGAACAGGAGCCCCCCTCCACAGGTGAGCCCCCATCCCCAGAGGCTGGAGGAACAACTGGGCCCTGGACCAGCACCACTTCCGAGGCCCCCAGACCCCCTGTGCCCTCCCAGGGAGCCTCCACAACCAGCTCTGGGGGAGGCACAGGCCCTCATCCACCCTCTGGCACAACTCTGAGGCCACCAACCTTGTCCACACCCGGGAGGCCCCCGGGTGCAGAAACCAGCACCTCCCACCAACCAGCCACACCCGGTGGCAGCACAGCACAGACCCCAAAACCAGGAACCTCTCAGCTGATGCCCCCCGGTGTGGGAACCAGCACCTCCCACCAACCAGCCATACCCGGTGGGGGCACAGCTCAGACCCCAGAGCCAGGAACCGCTCTGCCGATGACCCCCAGCAGGAACACCCCATCCTCAG GTGGCGGCCCCTCAGAGGACAAGCGCTTCTCGGTGGTGGACATGGCAGCCCTGGGTGGGGTGCTGAGTGCACTGCTGCTGCTGGCTCTCCTTGGCCTCACTGTCCTTGTCCACAAGCACTACGGCTCCCGGCTCAAGTGCTGCTCTGGCAAAGCTCCG CAGGAACCCCAGCCCCCAGGCTATGACAACCAGGCGGTCCTCCCTGACCACGAGGCCAACTGGgcgcccacccccagccccacgcACGACCCCAAGCCCGCGGAGGCACCGCCGACGCCCGCGGAGCCCGCGCCTCCTGGCCCCGCGCCCCCTGGCCCCGCGCCCCCAGGCAGTGCCCCTGAGGCCCCGGCAGCGGCCCGAGCCGGGGGAAGCCCCGCAGCGGTGAGGTCCATCCTGACGAAGGAGCGGCGGCCGGAGGGCGGGTACAAGGCCGTGTGGTTCGGCGAGGACATCGGGGCGGAGGCAGACGTGGTCGTTCTCAACACGCCCACCCTGGACGTGGATGGCGCCAGCGACTCCGGCAGCGGCGACGAGGGCGAGGGCACAGGGTCCCCACGATGA
- the CDHR5 gene encoding cadherin-related family member 5 isoform X2 produces MGSWALLWPPLLLTGLLGRPPGAVAQAQAQYCSVNKSFFEVEENTNVTEPLVDIHVPEGQEVILGSLSTPFAFRIQGNQLFLNVTPDYEENSLLEAQLLCQSGSTLVTQLRVFVSVLDVNDNAPEFPFTTKEIRVEEDTKVNSTIIPETELQAEDKDKDDILFYTLQEVTAGASDYFSLVGVNHPALRLDRTLDFYERPNMAFWLLVRDTAEENVEPSHTATATLVLNVVPADLRPPWFLPCAFSDGHVCIQAQYHGAVPTGHTLPSPLVLRPGPIYAEDGDRGIHQAIIYSIFSGNVNSTFVIHPDSGNLTMARSVPSATTFLLLVKGQQADLARYSVTQVTVEAMAAAGSPPRFPQSLYRGTVALGAGAGVVVKDAAAPSQPLRIQARDPEFSDLNSAITYRITNHSHFRMEGEVVLTTTTLTQAGAFYAEVEANNTVTSGTATTVIEIQVSEQEPPSTGEPPSPEAGGTTGPWTSTTSEAPRPPVPSQGASTTSSGGGTGPHPPSGTTLRPPTLSTPGRPPGAETSTSHQPATPGGSTAQTPKPGTSQLMPPGVGTSTSHQPAIPGGGTAQTPEPGTALPMTPSRNTPSSGGGPSEDKRFSVVDMAALGGVLSALLLLALLGLTVLVHKHYGSRLKCCSGKAPEPQPPGYDNQAVLPDHEANWAPTPSPTHDPKPAEAPPTPAEPAPPGPAPPGPAPPGSAPEAPAAARAGGSPAAVRSILTKERRPEGGYKAVWFGEDIGAEADVVVLNTPTLDVDGASDSGSGDEGEGTGSPR; encoded by the exons ATGGGGTCTTGggccctgctgtggcctcccctGCTGCTCACCGGGCTGCTTGGCCGACCCCCGGGGGCcgtggcccaggcccaggcccagt ACTGCTCTGTGAACAAGTCCTTCTTTGAAGTCGAGGAGAACACAAATGTCACCGAGCCGCTGGTGGACATCCATGTCCCGGAGGGCCAGGAGGTGATCCTCGGGTCCTTGTCCACCCCCTTCGCATTTCGGATCCAGGGAAACCAGCTGTTTCTCAACGTGACTCCTGATTACGAG GAGAACTCACTACTTGAGGCTCAGCTGCTGTGTCAGAGCGGAAGCACACTG GTGACCCAGCTGAGGGTGTTCGTGTCAGTGCTGGACGTCAATGACAACGCCCCCGAATTCCCCTTTACAACCAAGGAGATAAGGGTGGAAGAG GACACTAAAGTGAACTCCACCATCATCCCTGAGACAGAACTGCAGGCCGAGGACAAAGACAAGGATGACATTCTGTTCTACACCCTCCAGGAAGTGACCGCA GGTGCTAGTGACTACTTCTCTCTGGTGGGTGTAAACCATCCCGCCCTGAGGCTGGACCGGACCCTGGACTTCTACGAGCGGCCGAACATGGCCTTCTGGCTGCTGGTGCGG GACACTGCGGAGGAGAATGTGGAGCCCAGCCACACGGCCACCGCCACGCTGGTGCTGAACGTGGTGCCTGCCGACCTGCGGCCCCCCTGGTTCCTGCCCTGCGCCTTCTCAGACGGCCACGTCTGCATCCAAGCTCAGTACCACGGGGCTGTCCCCACAGGGCACACACTG CCATCCCCCCTCGTCCTGCGTCCCGGACCCATCTATGCCGAGGATGGAGACCGCGGCATCCATCAAGCCATCATCTACAGCATCTTCAGTG GAAACGTGAACAGTACATTCGTCATCCACCCAGACTCCGGCAACCTCACCATGGCCAGGAGTGTCCCCAGCGCCACGACCTTCCTTCTGCTGGTGAAG GGCCAGCAGGCCGACCTTGCCCGCTACTCAGTGACCCAGGTCACCGTGGAGGCTATGGCTGCAGCCGGGAGCCCACCCCGCTTCCCCCAGAGCCTGTACCGTGGCACCGTGGCACTTGGCGCCGGAGCAGGTGTTGTGGTCAAGGATGCAGCTGCCCCCTCTCAGCCTCTGAGGATCCAGGCTCGGGACCCGGAGTTCTCG GACCTCAACTCGGCCATCACGTATCGAATTACCAACCACTCACATTTCCGGATGGAGGGAGAGGTTGTGCTGACCACCACCACACTGACCCAGGCGGGGGCCTTCTACGCAGAG GTTGAGGCCAACAACACGGTGACCTCTGGCACTGCGACCACAGTCATTGAGATACAAGTTTCCGAACAGGAGCCCCCCTCCACAGGTGAGCCCCCATCCCCAGAGGCTGGAGGAACAACTGGGCCCTGGACCAGCACCACTTCCGAGGCCCCCAGACCCCCTGTGCCCTCCCAGGGAGCCTCCACAACCAGCTCTGGGGGAGGCACAGGCCCTCATCCACCCTCTGGCACAACTCTGAGGCCACCAACCTTGTCCACACCCGGGAGGCCCCCGGGTGCAGAAACCAGCACCTCCCACCAACCAGCCACACCCGGTGGCAGCACAGCACAGACCCCAAAACCAGGAACCTCTCAGCTGATGCCCCCCGGTGTGGGAACCAGCACCTCCCACCAACCAGCCATACCCGGTGGGGGCACAGCTCAGACCCCAGAGCCAGGAACCGCTCTGCCGATGACCCCCAGCAGGAACACCCCATCCTCAG GTGGCGGCCCCTCAGAGGACAAGCGCTTCTCGGTGGTGGACATGGCAGCCCTGGGTGGGGTGCTGAGTGCACTGCTGCTGCTGGCTCTCCTTGGCCTCACTGTCCTTGTCCACAAGCACTACGGCTCCCGGCTCAAGTGCTGCTCTGGCAAAGCTCCG GAACCCCAGCCCCCAGGCTATGACAACCAGGCGGTCCTCCCTGACCACGAGGCCAACTGGgcgcccacccccagccccacgcACGACCCCAAGCCCGCGGAGGCACCGCCGACGCCCGCGGAGCCCGCGCCTCCTGGCCCCGCGCCCCCTGGCCCCGCGCCCCCAGGCAGTGCCCCTGAGGCCCCGGCAGCGGCCCGAGCCGGGGGAAGCCCCGCAGCGGTGAGGTCCATCCTGACGAAGGAGCGGCGGCCGGAGGGCGGGTACAAGGCCGTGTGGTTCGGCGAGGACATCGGGGCGGAGGCAGACGTGGTCGTTCTCAACACGCCCACCCTGGACGTGGATGGCGCCAGCGACTCCGGCAGCGGCGACGAGGGCGAGGGCACAGGGTCCCCACGATGA
- the CDHR5 gene encoding cadherin-related family member 5 isoform X3: MGSWALLWPPLLLTGLLGRPPGAVAQAQAQYCSVNKSFFEVEENTNVTEPLVDIHVPEGQEVILGSLSTPFAFRIQGNQLFLNVTPDYEENSLLEAQLLCQSGSTLVTQLRVFVSVLDVNDNAPEFPFTTKEIRVEEDTKVNSTIIPETELQAEDKDKDDILFYTLQEVTAGASDYFSLVGVNHPALRLDRTLDFYERPNMAFWLLVRDTAEENVEPSHTATATLVLNVVPADLRPPWFLPCAFSDGHVCIQAQYHGAVPTGHTLPSPLVLRPGPIYAEDGDRGIHQAIIYSIFSGNVNSTFVIHPDSGNLTMARSVPSATTFLLLVKGQQADLARYSVTQVTVEAMAAAGSPPRFPQSLYRGTVALGAGAGVVVKDAAAPSQPLRIQARDPEFSDLNSAITYRITNHSHFRMEGEVVLTTTTLTQAGAFYAEVEANNTVTSGTATTVIEIQVSEQEPPSTGGGPSEDKRFSVVDMAALGGVLSALLLLALLGLTVLVHKHYGSRLKCCSGKAPEPQPPGYDNQAVLPDHEANWAPTPSPTHDPKPAEAPPTPAEPAPPGPAPPGPAPPGSAPEAPAAARAGGSPAAVRSILTKERRPEGGYKAVWFGEDIGAEADVVVLNTPTLDVDGASDSGSGDEGEGTGSPR, translated from the exons ATGGGGTCTTGggccctgctgtggcctcccctGCTGCTCACCGGGCTGCTTGGCCGACCCCCGGGGGCcgtggcccaggcccaggcccagt ACTGCTCTGTGAACAAGTCCTTCTTTGAAGTCGAGGAGAACACAAATGTCACCGAGCCGCTGGTGGACATCCATGTCCCGGAGGGCCAGGAGGTGATCCTCGGGTCCTTGTCCACCCCCTTCGCATTTCGGATCCAGGGAAACCAGCTGTTTCTCAACGTGACTCCTGATTACGAG GAGAACTCACTACTTGAGGCTCAGCTGCTGTGTCAGAGCGGAAGCACACTG GTGACCCAGCTGAGGGTGTTCGTGTCAGTGCTGGACGTCAATGACAACGCCCCCGAATTCCCCTTTACAACCAAGGAGATAAGGGTGGAAGAG GACACTAAAGTGAACTCCACCATCATCCCTGAGACAGAACTGCAGGCCGAGGACAAAGACAAGGATGACATTCTGTTCTACACCCTCCAGGAAGTGACCGCA GGTGCTAGTGACTACTTCTCTCTGGTGGGTGTAAACCATCCCGCCCTGAGGCTGGACCGGACCCTGGACTTCTACGAGCGGCCGAACATGGCCTTCTGGCTGCTGGTGCGG GACACTGCGGAGGAGAATGTGGAGCCCAGCCACACGGCCACCGCCACGCTGGTGCTGAACGTGGTGCCTGCCGACCTGCGGCCCCCCTGGTTCCTGCCCTGCGCCTTCTCAGACGGCCACGTCTGCATCCAAGCTCAGTACCACGGGGCTGTCCCCACAGGGCACACACTG CCATCCCCCCTCGTCCTGCGTCCCGGACCCATCTATGCCGAGGATGGAGACCGCGGCATCCATCAAGCCATCATCTACAGCATCTTCAGTG GAAACGTGAACAGTACATTCGTCATCCACCCAGACTCCGGCAACCTCACCATGGCCAGGAGTGTCCCCAGCGCCACGACCTTCCTTCTGCTGGTGAAG GGCCAGCAGGCCGACCTTGCCCGCTACTCAGTGACCCAGGTCACCGTGGAGGCTATGGCTGCAGCCGGGAGCCCACCCCGCTTCCCCCAGAGCCTGTACCGTGGCACCGTGGCACTTGGCGCCGGAGCAGGTGTTGTGGTCAAGGATGCAGCTGCCCCCTCTCAGCCTCTGAGGATCCAGGCTCGGGACCCGGAGTTCTCG GACCTCAACTCGGCCATCACGTATCGAATTACCAACCACTCACATTTCCGGATGGAGGGAGAGGTTGTGCTGACCACCACCACACTGACCCAGGCGGGGGCCTTCTACGCAGAG GTTGAGGCCAACAACACGGTGACCTCTGGCACTGCGACCACAGTCATTGAGATACAAGTTTCCGAACAGGAGCCCCCCTCCACAG GTGGCGGCCCCTCAGAGGACAAGCGCTTCTCGGTGGTGGACATGGCAGCCCTGGGTGGGGTGCTGAGTGCACTGCTGCTGCTGGCTCTCCTTGGCCTCACTGTCCTTGTCCACAAGCACTACGGCTCCCGGCTCAAGTGCTGCTCTGGCAAAGCTCCG GAACCCCAGCCCCCAGGCTATGACAACCAGGCGGTCCTCCCTGACCACGAGGCCAACTGGgcgcccacccccagccccacgcACGACCCCAAGCCCGCGGAGGCACCGCCGACGCCCGCGGAGCCCGCGCCTCCTGGCCCCGCGCCCCCTGGCCCCGCGCCCCCAGGCAGTGCCCCTGAGGCCCCGGCAGCGGCCCGAGCCGGGGGAAGCCCCGCAGCGGTGAGGTCCATCCTGACGAAGGAGCGGCGGCCGGAGGGCGGGTACAAGGCCGTGTGGTTCGGCGAGGACATCGGGGCGGAGGCAGACGTGGTCGTTCTCAACACGCCCACCCTGGACGTGGATGGCGCCAGCGACTCCGGCAGCGGCGACGAGGGCGAGGGCACAGGGTCCCCACGATGA
- the SCT gene encoding secretin, translating into MAPRPLLLLLLLLGGSAARPAPPRARRHSDGTFTSELSRLREGARLQRLLQGLVGKRSEQDAENSTAWSRLGAGLLCPSGSDTPTLQAWMPLGGAWSPWLPPGPRPGVMVSEPAGAAGEGTLRAR; encoded by the exons ATGGCCCCCCGgcccctcctgctgctgctgctgctcctcggGGGCTCCGCCGCGCGCCCCGCGCCCCCCAG GGCCCGGCGACACTCGGACGGGACGTTCACCAGCGAGCTCAGCCGCCTGCGGGAGGGCGCGCGGCTCCAGCGGCTGCTGCAGGGCCTGGTGGGGAAGCGCAG CGAGCAGGACGCAGAGAACAGCACGGCCTGGTCCAGGCTCGGCGCGGGTCTGCTCTGCCCGTCCGGGTCCGACACGCCCACCCTGCAGGCCTG GATGCCCCTGGGCGGGGCCTGGTCTCCCTGGCTGCCCCCTGGGCCCCGGCCTGGGGTTATGGTTTCAGAACCTGCCGGTGCTGCTGGAGAAGGAACCCTGAGAGCGAGATGA